A region of the Cannabis sativa cultivar Pink pepper isolate KNU-18-1 chromosome 3, ASM2916894v1, whole genome shotgun sequence genome:
aagaagaacaagaagaagaaagtttggttttttaatttttggtggGTTAGTGTTGGttgtgaaagaaaaaaagagagtaaaGATCACATTTTTATAGCAAACCCaactctttttcttcttcttttttttagcTATGGATTCTTATGAAGCTACAAGAGTAGTTTTCACAAGGATTCAGAACATTGACCCAGAAAACGCTTCAAAAATCATGGGTTTACTTCTAATCCAAGATCATGGTGAGAAAGAGATGATTAGATTAGCATTTGGTCCTGAAACTTTACTTCACTCTGTTATTCTCAAAGCTAGAAAAGATTTAGCCATaacttcttcttcatcatcatcttcaccaCCATTAACACCGTCAACAACAGTTAACGGCTCCGTTAACTTATCTCTAACaatcccaaactcaaacccaacttCATGGGTTGATGAGTTAACAATTAGCCCCCAAAAAAACTCATCTTCATCTTCCTTAAACTCATCATCTTTACCCTTTTAtgcaaataataatgataataatatcaTAATAGATGACTTTCATCTTCAAAACCCAGATTTGTTTTACCAAGATTACTTGTCTTCTTCAAGTCCAACTGATCATCACCAAGCCGTTTGGTCAAACTCCTCTGTTAATCATAGAAGGAGTTGCTCTGTAAGTGATGTGTGCCTCAATACAGAGGATCCCAACTCTGGTTTTGGATGGAAGCCTTGTCTTTACTATGCTAGAGGGTATTGTAAAAATGGAACAAGTTGCAGATTCTTGCATGGAGTTGGAGTTGGAGTTGGAGACAATAACAACAACGGCTCAGCTTGTGGCTCAGATGGCTCATCACCTAAGCTTGATAACATGATGGCTGCTGCTGCAGCTGCAGCTGAGCCATGTCATCATGAGCAACAGCTTCTCAGATCTAAGTCAGCTCATCAACAAAGACAACACTTAGCTGCAGCTTCTCAGCTCATGGCTGCTGCAGCTAACTCATTTCCTTACTCACCAAAGTCTATGAATTTTCTTCTCCAACAGCAAAATGAAACTCAAAGGTACAATCTTTACCATTTTTGGAtttaaagttttgatttttattttatgtttgtttatatatatatgtgtgtatgtatagGTCAGCAGCTGCAGCAGCAGCAGCTATGATGATGGGTGGTGAAGATTTACATAAATTTGGTAGATCAAGACTTGAAAGGAATGATTTTGCAATGAATGGTGGTGTTAATCCAGCTTCTAGACAGATCTACTTGACTTTTCCAGCTGATAGTACTTTTAGAGAAGAGGATGTTTCAAGCTATTTCAGGTTTGGTACCAAAAAGATTAgtgttatttttctaaaaaattaaaaaaaagttggtAGTTTTCTAAATAGTTTTggttttgtgttatttttgcaGTATTTATGGACCAGTTCAAGATGTTAGAATTCCATACCAACAGAAGAGAATGTTTGGGTTTGTGACTTTTGTATATGCAGAGACAGTGAAGCTCATTTTGGCTAAAGGAAATCCTCATTTTGTTTGTGATGCTAGGGTTCTTGTTAAGCCTTACAAAGAGAAAGGCAAAGTCCAGGACAAGTACAGGCACAAACTCTTTCTTCTGTTCTttcttttgtgttttttttttaattttgaaaaataccattttttttttcaatttttatcaaaaatgctatttttcttattttttgttcAGGAAGCAACAGCAACCACAAGTGGAAAGAGGTGATTTTTCACCATGTGGTACTCCAACTGGACTTGATTCTAGAGACCCTTTTGATCTCCAACTtggtaagtaaaaaaaaaacttgtcttttttaattttctagtgtgataataataattaatgaaaattgtgatttattttgtgtatattTTAGGAGCAAGAATGttttataattctcaagatatGTTATGGAGAAGAAAATTAGAAGAACAAGCTGAGTTACAACAAGCTATTGAACTTCAAAGTAGAAGAATTATGGGTTTACAACTTCTTGATGTGAAAAAACATCATCACCATAGAGCATTATCTTCTGGTAGCCCAATTCAATCACCAACTCAATCTCCAAATTTGTACACTCAAAATCTTGTCTTTTCTTCaattcaaaacaacaacaacaacaactcatCATCAGAAGTCTCACAATATGGTATAAAACTCTCTATCTTAACTATCAACACTTAACTTTTTTTCTATAAAAGCTTCATTCTTTGTAtgttatttgttagaatttaggataaGATTAATGGGGTTCTTTCTGGTAACGAGAGGAGTAGCCCAttccttttatatattttattagcgATGTGAGACTATCTAATATTTGTTAACATTTTGGTTTTGTGTTAGAAAATGGCTCTGGTACTCCAACTCCGAATTCTTCATCGGATCTGCCAATTGGGAAAGAATCAAACTCCAATGACGAAAACAGCAACGATAGAGAAAGCCCCCGTGATGAAATCGGCGATTTGTTAGATAGGTTAGCAACATTTTTCGAGTACATATTTTGCGTGCACATATTTTTCGAGTTTGGGGGATTAGACAAGTATAATTTAATCAAGATTATTAACTAACTAATTAATTGCAGTTTGGAGCATAATCTTCCTGATAGTCCATTTGCATCACCAACAAAAGGAGCAGGAGAATACAACATGGCTGCTGGCTTCTCAGCCAATATTGCCACTGAAATCAATGACTTAGATTCTTCTTCAATTCTTCCAACTGCTACAACATTGGACATGGGATCTTTCAAGTCTTTCAATTGTCAAATGCcaaggtaaaaaaaaataaaaataaaaattaaatctttccCTTTTTTTACCACTCATTAAAATTCATTGGATTCCCCCTTAAAACCCCAAATAGTAATATTAAATTTAGTCATGTCACTATCTAATAATAACtcattttttgtttgtttttgttttcagGTTCTCTTCTACTCATGGTGCTATTGGTATGTATGCAGGCACACCCGGTGGCCCAAAATGCCCAGTTGGAATTTAGCTTTCTGAATAggtaaaaaaaagttataaatcacttaatattcattttcatataattttggctataatttatttttgatcttGGAAATTTGCAGGAAGATGAATAAAGAATAACCcccttaaaaaaaaacaaaagaaagtcATATAAATATGTAgagaatcatcatcatcaacatcaACATGATCaacctcatcatcatcatcatcaacatgAAATACCACATTACTACTTACTACAATACAAATTTCATACTTGAAAGGCAGTAAAGGGAAGTGGGTCATATAGAGCCAGCCACCActcctttttctttctttgtttgttgtactatttattattatgatcatcatcatcatcattatctatatcaatatcaatatcatATCTCCAATTTCTGTAGCTTTGAAGTTGAACCACAGgtgaaaaaaaagagagagaaaaaaaattaaatatctttagCTTTTGTAACATCatctattataattattatcacTGTAATTGTAATTGTTTCCCATGAATGAAACAAAGAAAGATAGTCTCAAAATCTAGTTCTTTATCTGAAGGGTAGTTGTTTGTTTGGCTTCAAAGAAAATCCACACTAAGAAAATAGGCTTATAATTTGGGCAAAAATTTGTTCTTGAATTGAAATCAAAATCTAATTTTGCTTAATTGGTCACTTTGTTTTGTGATTTTAAGTAAAGTTTGTCTCTTTCCTCCACTAcacaacttttttttatatataaattttttgaattattattattatgtgggGTATAGAGAGCCTGTCTTTTTTTGATTTTtgctaataattaaaaaaaaaattaaaaaggcaAAAAGCAGAGTGGGGTCCACAAAGCACAATATCACATGGGGTTTGCTGACACTGCATGTGGGCCCTACTTctctgtaatttttttatttttgccaGATTGTTGGTGggtcctatgtcacaacaaaaACCCACCCATGTGAGTTAGTGATATCAGTGATgttactgtatatatatatatatgtatgtataatgtatatatatgtgtatgatgcatatatatataatagattgATTTGTGTTGTTGTGAGTGAGTGGAGAGGACGTGCACAGATCTGAACACACACGTATGACAAAAGTGCACGGATACAGAGAATCTTTTGGGCTCTGTGAAAAAAATTGACCATGTTTTTGTCTCTTTCCCACAGTTAAtttctttgttatttttttttactgttttaCATTGGAGTTTGTGATAAAAAGTTATAATAGAAAATGAGCTGAGATAAATATTAACGGAGTCTGGATAAAATATATAGTCTTATTAGCTTTCGGATATAACATTTGTTTAATACGACGTCGGATTTGACATGTTGGTTTGACATGTTGTTGGGGTGACATGTTAgaagtaaaattaaatttaaatatggtttATATGGGGATTTTTTTTATAGCGGCTCGGAATAAAATCGAGTATTTTAGAAGCAGTTAAAACGCGTGTTAGatagtcccacattgctaatgtgtggaaagataataaaatatataagaggaatgggctactcctcccattgccaattggttttgagatggaaccccatgattctcaacatggtatcagagccatatccctaGCGGGCTTTCGATCCACACCTATCCAGATGGTTTAGCCACCAGCCGCACGAGATCCAGATGGTGCAAAGACGCCTGAGATCCGAACAAAAATAAGCGAGCAAATGGCATGGCCTCTGATAAGGTGATTCAAGATTGGTGAGCAAAAATTGAGGGgctaagttgaaaaatgcctcttttattcatcaattaatcaaatttacctctaattttatatttatttgaaacatacctctttttatatgtattgtacccaaaatacccttacataagagaatcacatggagagtatcttgaagtgacaggggcaaaattggtacaatgtttaaaaaaagaggtaaaaatgatagattttaaaaaagaaggtaaaaataaaagaggacaatataaaaagggtaaagaggacaatataaaaattgagccatatataagaacatgggctactccactcatagccaattggttttgggatagaacctcattcatcttatcctcaaattctaacatggtatcagagcaaaacaaacaaaaaaaaatctctagcGACTATCCAACCCCAAAATATAAACCGATCGAAGTAAAGCCGAAAAAAAAAGAGCcacaaaaaatccaaaaaaaaattgatccaagagccaaagtaaaaaaaaaaccacttgTGATTCGGGGATAAGAGATTTAAGAATACAAAGAACACATGTATCTATAGACCTAAAATAAAAATGGaagaaaaattctaaaataaatattgggataaaataattaaattgaatATATGAACGTCAATTAGCTGAGTTTTGTTTGCGTTTTAAAAAATGAGTGGGTggaatatataaatatcattCAGACTTGCTGTTACAAATTCGGAATAAAAAAAGACGACGAATAAGGAGATTGAAGAGACAAAGAGAGGGAAAGATAATAACGTAAATTAATCACATGTTTCTCAAAACAAGAAATAACGCCACGTGGCACTCTTTTATTCAATAAATGACACCCTTATGCATGGGGTTTTTTTACACCCTTGACACGTTTATTATACAGTACTTAGAATCAGGTAAAAGTGTAAGACTtgaaacactttgaaaaaactCATAAGAGAATTGATCTCGATTGTATTGTACCTGTTCttcttgctcaatcaataaagGAAATTTGGTGGTGTTTTAGAAACTGGAGTAAAGTCATAGATCACATCGATTTATCAAACTTGAACCAGTATATATCTTGGTGttgatttatttatattttgatttcTCATACTATGTTCATCCCTGTTTTCTATGATTATTGTTCGCGCGTGTTTTGTAAATCTTGTCACTGTTAAttgtttgattgtttaaagtttaGTTGATTTGATTCTGCACTTTTAGTTGTAATTTTCTCACaaaatatcatataaaataaaggaataatttcaaaaaaaaaaaaaaaaccaaaacaacaatttttttttcaataaaaatacgATATGTACAGAATTTTTaatacttttataattttttagattttatttacataaaatatataatcttttatgtatttttatgttgtactcttgttattttgttattaatttttgttatttgtatattattttttatgttatataatagttgtttttcttattacttttatatgagtttttgtatttttataaaatactgtaaaaaatgttaaataaaaattttaaacgtaaaaatataatttttttttttttttttataaaaaaacataattctTTTACTTAATTATCCCTAAAATAAAGGGAGTGCTTGGTTTCTTGGAAAGTCATGATTAGGGTTTTGGGCAATCATGGGGTaacaatttttcaaaaatgggagagagagagagatgttgTGCAACTTGTATTTACTATTGATATGATAAAGACGTTTTTATAGATAAAAGGAATTAAAAACATATTAGGGTTCTTacaaaatgattattgtaatcatgacttattattatgatatagtTGAAAATCttgtttaaatataaaattaatttcctAAATTACGCAATTATTTAAAACTTCTGTAAATTACCATTAGactatgtatatatttaaacaCTCTACctccatattatatataatattaaatatttacataatttcattattaataatggAGAAATGCTTAAAGTACGACTAGTATTTAGAATCCTCTAAAATGGCACAGTTAGGTATGTTTAAACATCGAGTCTCATACAATTTAATgtaatagtttttaaaaaatatccttAACTAATCATAAGATATCACTTTTAGATAGTACTAAATACTACTAATATAACTTATAATATTactcttaataataatatgatagaaAGAAAAAACTAACACTAgcactataattttttttacttttggtcaaaatttttgtgactaattataaattatcatttttatattgtgactaaaatgtcTCTtgctaattaattaagtaattaatcacaaaatttataatttattgtgattaaatatatttaattaaaattaaattaatcacaacttatatttaaatattatattttagtcataaatatttattgttgtgatcaaaaaattatatttagtgaaaaaaatatattataactgaaaaattgagttatttttttgataattaataatGTGTTGGTATATATACgaattaaatcaattaattaagtAGCTTTTATGTATCAAAAGAGACAAAAGAACCTATAGAAGATAgggtaaaatattaatattactgAAAAATCTCATTAGGGTTACTACGTGGCATGGAATAAAAATCTCAATTGtgctatatatacatatataatatggtCCTCCTCTCTTAGGATAGGAAGCTGCAAATGTCGATGAATGATTGGACGTTTGGAGAAGAAGAGGATCCTAAgtttatgtattatatatatatatatatcatcaatatatataatatatatggtcACACCtacatatctatatatatatagtttgtattatatatattaatatagctCACCATTTTCTTGTTATAGGAAACTCTCTTCGAAATTCCCTCTACTTTGGCTCTCTCCCTCTGTTTACAATTTacattagtaaaaataataaaaaaattaaaaaattggggGGTGGCCATGTTATTTTTCCATTctattaagaattattttttattttagggaACTACGAATAAAGAGTTTTTATCTCATGCTTTATTTATATTACGAACTAACagggtattatatatatatatatatatatatatatatgtagtcaTTTTATCTACTTAATTTAACTTTTACTGAAAGTACtaggaatgaaaataaatagcGTTATAAGAGTTCGAACAACTGAACGTAACCTAATTAAGCAAAACCCTAGTagactatatatttatacaatctaAACATTTATGAAAATTAACTATATACAGTTCAATTTCATAAGCATGGACatagtaaaaatataaagataTTAACTCAAAATTTGATCATATGCCCTCTTtaaatttacttatttttttttttaaaaaaagttaaatttacttattaataacaTGATATTTGTTACAACATTAGCTTATTATATGGACATGCATGGAAAATATATTGGGTCTAAACGCACGTACATGCATatagtccaaaaatatatat
Encoded here:
- the LOC115711553 gene encoding zinc finger CCCH domain-containing protein 53 isoform X2, producing MDSYEATRVVFTRIQNIDPENASKIMGLLLIQDHGEKEMIRLAFGPETLLHSVILKARKDLAITSSSSSSSPPLTPSTTVNGSVNLSLTIPNSNPTSWVDELTISPQKNSSSSSLNSSSLPFYANNNDNNIIIDDFHLQNPDLFYQDYLSSSSPTDHHQAVWSNSSVNHRRSCSVSDVCLNTEDPNSGFGWKPCLYYARGYCKNGTSCRFLHGVGVGVGDNNNNGSACGSDGSSPKLDNMMAAAAAAAEPCHHEQQLLRSKSAHQQRQHLAAASQLMAAAANSFPYSPKSMNFLLQQQNETQRSAAAAAAAMMMGGEDLHKFGRSRLERNDFAMNGGVNPASRQIYLTFPADSTFREEDVSSYFSIYGPVQDVRIPYQQKRMFGFVTFVYAETVKLILAKGNPHFVCDARVLVKPYKEKGKVQDKKQQQPQVERGDFSPCGTPTGLDSRDPFDLQLGARMFYNSQDMLWRRKLEEQAELQQAIELQSRRIMGLQLLDVKKHHHHRALSSGSPIQSPTQSPNLYTQNLVFSSIQNNNNNNSSSEVSQYENGSGTPTPNSSSDLPIGKESNSNDENSNDRESPRDEIGDLLDSLEHNLPDSPFASPTKGAGEYNMAAGFSANIATEINDLDSSSILPTATTLDMGSFKSFNCQMPRFSSTHGAIGMYAGTPGGPKCPVGI
- the LOC115711553 gene encoding zinc finger CCCH domain-containing protein 53 isoform X1; this translates as MDSYEATRVVFTRIQNIDPENASKIMGLLLIQDHGEKEMIRLAFGPETLLHSVILKARKDLAITSSSSSSSPPLTPSTTVNGSVNLSLTIPNSNPTSWVDELTISPQKNSSSSSLNSSSLPFYANNNDNNIIIDDFHLQNPDLFYQDYLSSSSPTDHHQAVWSNSSVNHRRSCSVSDVCLNTEDPNSGFGWKPCLYYARGYCKNGTSCRFLHGVGVGVGDNNNNGSACGSDGSSPKLDNMMAAAAAAAEPCHHEQQLLRSKSAHQQRQHLAAASQLMAAAANSFPYSPKSMNFLLQQQNETQRSAAAAAAAMMMGGEDLHKFGRSRLERNDFAMNGGVNPASRQIYLTFPADSTFREEDVSSYFSIYGPVQDVRIPYQQKRMFGFVTFVYAETVKLILAKGNPHFVCDARVLVKPYKEKGKVQDKYRKQQQPQVERGDFSPCGTPTGLDSRDPFDLQLGARMFYNSQDMLWRRKLEEQAELQQAIELQSRRIMGLQLLDVKKHHHHRALSSGSPIQSPTQSPNLYTQNLVFSSIQNNNNNNSSSEVSQYENGSGTPTPNSSSDLPIGKESNSNDENSNDRESPRDEIGDLLDSLEHNLPDSPFASPTKGAGEYNMAAGFSANIATEINDLDSSSILPTATTLDMGSFKSFNCQMPRFSSTHGAIGMYAGTPGGPKCPVGI